In one Chitinispirillales bacterium ANBcel5 genomic region, the following are encoded:
- the thiL gene encoding thiamine-phosphate kinase: MFSFPSGEYNLLERLTPLCRAVESSSIYEKLMGDDAAVRGCSKGERLILTADVSVENVHFSLDSMSLQEIGYKAMVSNLSDCAAMGALPDGALVQLVFPKREQNLADSVQSIYEGFATAIKKWNFPIVGGDLSSGPLWTIAITLVGKVPEGHRVLKRTGIGEGDNLWVTGFPGKSAAGFDAIKRWGRDRIPDQFESLIRAHIAPEARITTAFALAAQKQVHAAMDLSDGLSKDIATLCYENKTGFLFSDITSFKNRAMHDLGNTLKCDWMDWFFGGGEEYELLFAADSAFDPLSCGIEQNDLEFIRLGSFNKQIDGVQYRDNNGKLKRIEGRSYDHIARCLKC, from the coding sequence ATGTTCTCTTTTCCATCTGGAGAGTACAATCTATTGGAACGCCTTACACCTCTTTGTCGTGCAGTTGAAAGTAGCAGCATCTATGAAAAGCTCATGGGAGATGATGCGGCGGTGAGGGGCTGTAGTAAAGGAGAACGCCTGATTCTGACTGCAGATGTATCGGTTGAGAATGTTCATTTTTCACTTGATTCAATGAGCTTGCAGGAAATTGGCTATAAAGCGATGGTGAGTAACCTAAGCGATTGTGCTGCAATGGGAGCTTTGCCGGATGGCGCTTTGGTTCAGCTTGTATTTCCAAAAAGAGAGCAGAATTTAGCTGATTCGGTACAATCTATCTATGAGGGTTTTGCAACTGCAATAAAAAAGTGGAATTTCCCTATCGTAGGTGGAGATCTGTCCTCAGGTCCTCTCTGGACCATAGCAATCACTTTGGTTGGAAAAGTACCTGAAGGTCATAGGGTATTGAAAAGAACCGGGATAGGTGAGGGGGATAACCTTTGGGTAACAGGTTTTCCGGGGAAAAGTGCTGCAGGTTTTGATGCGATAAAAAGATGGGGCAGAGACCGTATACCAGATCAATTCGAGTCACTTATTAGGGCTCACATTGCTCCTGAAGCCAGAATTACAACAGCGTTTGCACTCGCTGCACAAAAACAGGTTCATGCTGCAATGGATCTTTCTGACGGGCTTTCAAAAGACATCGCTACGCTGTGTTACGAAAACAAAACGGGGTTTCTTTTTAGCGATATAACCTCTTTTAAGAACAGAGCGATGCATGATCTTGGAAATACGCTTAAATGCGACTGGATGGATTGGTTTTTTGGGGGCGGGGAGGAGTATGAGCTTTTATTCGCTGCTGATAGCGCCTTTGACCCTCTAAGTTGTGGTATAGAGCAAAACGATTTAGAGTTTATTCGTCTCGGAAGCTTTAATAAACAAATAGATGGTGTTCAATACAGGGATAATAATGGTAAGCTAAAGAGGATTGAGGGCAGGAGTTATGATCATATTGCGAGATGCTTGAAATGCTGA